ATTGTAGAGGCTATGGGGGGCTATGAGGTTTCGCCTCCGGGCATCGTCTTTTCAATTAGCCCAATGCAAAGCATTCCGCTCGTCGAGAGAGCCGaaaaaccccccccccccccttggaAACCCCCTTGAAAACCGCTACCCTTGAAGGCCTCCACTAAAACTCAGACCATTGCGTTACAAGTGCAAATTAGTCGAGAGTGCCAACAAATTTAACGAGCAAATTTACACTCAGCGCGCAGCGGTAGAAGGGCAGTTTCTGGAGGGGATTTGCTGGGGGTTTTCGGCTCTTTCCCGGGCATTTGGTGGCTTTCAGGGGTTTCCGGGGGCCTTCGCGGCATCCGGAGGCCATGAACCCGAGTGCATGTCCCTGGCCCGATCTCACAATTGCCCCGGACTTTCATCCAAAGGCAGTTGCAAATTCGCCTGCCATTTTTTCGGGCAGGGGATTCCCCCATCTGCCTGTGTTTTAATTTAAGCAACACAgggctggcaaaaaaaaaaaaaaagagaagataGGCGGTGGAGACACGATGGAGAGGGAGGAGGAAGTGAAAAGCCTTGTGGCAGGACGAACCTTTTCCCCGATTCTCGTCGACCCGCTTTTTCGTTTGTCTTATTACGCCTGGGCGTTGGCCACTTTTTCCTCGGCGCCGTAAGTATTTCCTTTGATTTCGTAGGCCGTGTGTGTTTGTCGTtcgaaattgattcaaaaatacAACAGGATACAGCAGCAGAAGGTAGCTGGATTTTGGCCTTCAGATTCTGGAGACTGGAACTTTGGACTCTGGACTTTGGACTCTGGACTCTGGACTAGGGATCCGACCCAACCTAACAGAGTGCAGAACCCAAAGCCAGCTGTGAACCCATGTcaactttaattgaatttgataGAACGGATATTTAGCCAGGGCCCTGCATCATTTACACCATTAGCAAGGACCTCCTGCCGGCCAAGGACCTTCGTCGGAATCCACGACTCATATTCGTAATTAAATTCGGAGTGAGCGTACGTTTGTTTTTCCGCCATCTCAGACACAATTGATTTTTACATTTGAGAAGTTGCAAGAAAGGTATCtaatattttttgtagttCCAAAGTGGCAGCCACCGAATCTTGTGAGATACCTTAAACTGGCATTTATTTACTTCTGCTTTTTGGGCCTTAATAATTCAGTGGCTGGAGCAATCGCTCAAATTCTCAGCCATGACTTGTCGTTTCTGAATTCTCCAGCTGAAGATGACAGTTcgagatgatgatgatgacgatgatgattaaaatattattacactGAGCTGGTTATTTTGTTGAATCTATTTCGATTTGTGTCATTGGGAGAATTGCTGTTGTAATTAACGTGGACAGTTGTTGGCCAAACCAGTTTGCCAAAATATCCACAATGTCTCGTTTTTCTGAATGAATGTCACATTAACTGGCGCACACATGTGTATCTTGTATtactactattattattattattattattattttgttgctcGGCCTGCCAAGTGTATCCAATTGCCCCATAAAAGGTCCACAATGTCGGCCTTGGGCATTATTGTGTTCGGCTTTGGCTTTTGGGTTTTaggtttttgattttttttctttccagATTTGAGTAATAAGTGAAGTGCGGCGCTACATTTGCTGAATTATTGTGGCTATAAAGGCGTTTCCAGCGCCGAATTTCTTATCAAACAGCAGTCAGCGCTCAAATCACCAGCATCTCTAGACTTTCAGTCAAATTAAGCTTATAAAAAATGGCATTCAAGgtacaataaaatatatgcaaatatttattcattaaGTAATAcctttttctgtttatcctGCAGTTTGTGGCCCTCCTCGCCCTGATCGCCGCCGCCAGCGCGGGTGTCCTGCCCGCCGGCCAGTTGTACCATGCTGCTCCGGTTGCCACCTATGCGGCACCAGCTCCCGCTGCCGTCCTGAAGACCGTCGCCCAACCGGTGCTGGCCAAGGCCGATGAGGAGTACGATCCCCATCCGCAGTACAAGTACGCCTACGATGTGCAGGACGCCATCTCGGGCGACTCCAAGAGCCAGGTGGAGGAGCGCGACGGGGACGTGGTACGCGGAGAGTACTCCCTGGTCGATTCCGATGGCTTCAAGCGCACGGTGCAGTACACTGCCGATCCAATCAATGGATTCAATGCCGTGGTCAATCGCGAACCGCTGGTGAAGACCGTGGTCAAGACCGTGGCTCCAGTGGCGCCCGTCTACGCCGCCTATCACCACTAAGCCCGGCCAGTTTGGAGCACATTTTTGTTGACTTAGTTGTAGGGTTGCATTcgcaaatatataaatatgacttttttatatatataaaattgaataattatCGGATTTCACTTAACTCTGTTAGAAGTTTAAATAGACCTTCAATGGAACCAACTCCAGGATGGCGGAACTGAGACTCCGTGCAGCATTTGCTGCCCTCGTGGATTGTGGAGTAAATCAAAGGCACACCCATATGTGTGTGCACATATGGAATTCTCTGGGCTCCGCTTTactatttcacttttttttttttactttttactttttattttttatttcgatgcCGTTTGCCTTTGTTATTAAATTGCCAGCCACATTGCGCACACTGGGGagtatttattaagtcataaCCTCCCATATGTGGGATATATATTGTGCGGTGGGTGTGAAAGTGGGTGGCAGTGGGTGGCAGTGGCTGGCAGTGGGTGTAAGTGTGGCAACAACACACGCGCACAGATGCAAACGACATGCACCTACACCTCACTCACACATATGTCTATGCACTTGGTAAGCTTTTCCCAGACGTAAAGAAAATGCAGTGAAAGTCGAAGGAAATCGAAGAAAATCTTGGCTCATAAACCAATTCACATAATATTTGGCTGCTTAAATCCTGCGTATAAGTAActcaaaaacaaatagaatgaatatatattttttgattttttccatACCTGTTTCggcattatttttttttttgagtgtaaTTGCCGGCGATTGTAGTGTGAAAGTTAGCGAATCTTAACGATTTGCTTATTGTTCCTTCCCGTTATGCATTTACCGAGTGTATATTTGAGTTCCCTGCTCGAAGGACTGCCACTTGGGTGGCCAAGTTGGCGGGTCTGGGGAAAAGGGTTAACCCGAATGGGTTAACAACTCACATAGCGATTAGTAAGCAAAGCCATATTCCATTTGATGTAATAAtcaaaaattagtttaaataaataggtTGATTTCATAAGAATATAAGGTGGAATGCTGGGTAATTTCCAGTCGATTGAAATGCGCTCATTGTACGAATTTCATGTTGCACGtgggtgttgctgttgctgctgctgctgctgctgttgcggcaaCTTGGCGTCGCCGAAATGAAATTCCCGTTTAATTGCTGCAACAGAGGGAGCAGACTGGTGCTAGTGCCACACATGTTGCACATTCCACGGATTATGGGGCACAGGATGGTGGAGGGAggaaggggggggggttgCAAGGCACGACTACAACTAATTGAATTATGCGGTTGCAGCGCCAGCCGCTTCATCTTCATTCCTTGGATTCCTTGTTGCCTTcgtttttccttttggccactACTGGCTTCCAGCCCATTGAATCCGCCAACTTTACTGCACCCCATTGACAGGAGCTAAACTAAATAGAAACTTgccattttcaaatatttcgcATGAAAACCGCTTGCAATACATGGATGGAAATACAGAATGTCGCTTGTGGCTTGTTAGTCAATATTCGAGCAGGACTTCACCTTCGGCCTGATGTGTCCATTATCCTGGTCGCACTTTCGTCGCTCAAAAGCCGCACAAATGTGCCAACTACACTGAATTCAGCGACATGGCTTAAAAGGCCGTTTGTCCTTTGGCAGGATGTTGGACGTTGAACGTTGAACGTTGCATGTTGCATGGATATGGTTGGATGTGTGCTAATAGCGCAGTGCAGTGGTCCACAAGGATGCAAGCGCCATTCGAGTGGGACTAGCCAGTAAATGGGAAATGGACAGCAAGGCAACATCAAAGGACTCATCATGGCGTCGTTTTTGAAATTGGCATCGCTCcctttgtgtttgtgtgtgtgagttctCAGCTAACTGAAAGTCATTAGCATGCTAAATATTGGCAGCAGGCTAGGCgaaaatttccattaaaaaaCCGCACTTTGACTATAAAGAGtgagaaatggaaaaatgtatCCAGTTTGCTGGATAGTTCTTATTAAGTATCTAAGCAAAAGGTCAGCTTCTCAGAGCCATTCGATAACTTAAACACCAGTTACTTAATCAATAACCAGATGACATCGAGTGactatcttatttatttatggcgTTATTTGCGGCAACCCAAATAAACATCCACCAAACGGGCCCCAAATGACTTTATaatcttattaaattttaatctTCCAATCAGCTAAGGACGCAACCTTTTGTCAGTGGCGGCATTTCACCATAATTATCCTGGGCAAAGTTACGGCCACATAAAATGAAGGGAAaccctaaaaaaaaagaaaagaaaagaaaaaaaaaagggattcCCATGGAGGGCAGAACAACCTGttcgatttctttttttttttttttttgagggtAAGTGCGGGCGTCAAACTTTTCCAATTGCTGTTAACAAAACAGAAATCAAAATTGAATGCCAAGTCTTGAttagttttccatttttaggCCTGCCATCGGATGTCGATTCTCGCCGAATTTTCGCCGTCAGGTGTTTGTGCTGCCGCCTAATTGAAAAGCCAACTGCTGTCCAAAAACGGAAAATCCCGGACGAAAATATTGCGAATGGCAGtggtaaaaaagaaaattactctagctgcatttgcatttgttgcaaaagttttgcggCCCTAAATTGCGGAGGAAAAGTTTTTCGAGGCTTGAAAAAGCGAAGGATGAAAGCTCTTCTAATTGTAGGCACTTTAAGAATCCCTGTTGATTCAGCATTTTTCtcaaaaacatttcaattaataCATATATCTCACTCTTCGTATTATCTGTATGtaaactcttttttttttttttaattgaataacaTATACATGAACGTAATATGGCGAAGTCCTTTTGGTGGTTTGGTAACCCAACTGAAGTGAAGTGAAATCACAGCTTGAAGTGAACATTGCAATCGTCGCAGTTTGCTGGCCAAATGttgattaaaatataattgtatTCTAATTAATGCTAATTGATTTGTGCCACATGTGCTGGTGTCGGCCATCTGAAACTGACCAAGTTACAAGGACatattcccattcccattcccatttccatttccactcgCTCGGCTTGAGTATCCGTGTCCTTGGATTATGGAGCACCCACAcgaatgcaaatgcaagtgcaaatacaaatacaaatacaaatacaaatacaaatacaaatacatatgcaGAGCTGTCAGTTCATATTTGTGCGcgtgagtgtgtttgtgtgtgtgtgtgtgcgtgtgaaaGGACACACATTCTCATGTCAGATGGACAAACTTTCGACCACACACGCacgcccacgcacacacacacactcaggcAATCGCACTCACATGCAGATTCGTGGGCTAGGCAACCAATTAAGCTTTGTCAAATTGTTTGGCATTTGAAGTGCAGTTGGTAAATGGGTGGCATTGGGTGGAAATGGGTGGAAATGGCTGCCGCTGCATCGATAACTTTTCACCGGTCACTTTTTTATGATGGTCTTCCAAACGAGTGCACATTTCCGATTTCTTTACGCTCAAGCACATTTCCAATCGATTCCAAAGTATTTCGTTTTAAAATCCTTCTCTTCATTAAGCGAAAAAATCAATTGTCATCATGAATATGCAATTTTTAGACTATTTATGGGCTCTCAGTGTTTGCAGGcgaaaaacataaaacttGTGACTATAATTCGTAGAAGCAAATATTaaactttgtttatttttttaaccaTTGATAAGTTATCTTTGATTTTACTGTCTAGCTAACGCACTacattatatatttacatacatccGCACGATGCTCTTTCCTTTTTCCGCCCGAAAGGCGAATACATCCGCTGATTTTGTTGGCTTGCGGTCCGGATTCAACTTTATAAATTGCAGGCGGTAAGAGACATGTTGATCATTATGAATATATCCAAAACGAATAGATTTTCTCCACAGAAATGCCGAGCTTTTGTCCAAGGGATATGAGCCACCGAAGGCGATCAAAACAGGCACCTCCATTGTGGGCATCATCTACAAGGACGGCGTTATCCTGGGCGCCGACACTCGTGCCACCGAGGGACCCATTGTTTCCGACAAGAATTGCTCAAAAATTCACCACCTTCAGGATCACATATAGTGAGTACCCAGCATTCGCTTGATGCGCCTTTGAAAATGGACCCCTACATATCTGCATTACCCATTCGCAGCTGTTGTGGCGCGGGCACCGCTGCCGACACCGAAATGATTACCCTGACGACCAGCGCCGAGCTGGATTTGCACCGGCTGAACACCGAACGACGGGTGCCGGTAGTCTGTGCGAGCATGATGCTTCGCAGGACCCTCTTTCGCTACCAGGGTCACATTGGTGCCGCCTTAGTGATGGGCGGCGTGGACACGACTGGGCCGCAGCTGTACTGCATCTATCCGTGCGGTTCCAACGATAAGATACCCTACGCGGCCATGGGCTCCGGCACCTTGGCAGCCATGTCGGTGCTGGAGCACGGCTGGAAGCCCGATCTCGACCTGGAGCAGGGCAAGCAGCTGGTCCGCGAGGCCATCTCGGCGGGTGTGTTCAACGACCTGGGCTCCGGATCCAATATCGATTTATGCGTGATCACCGCAAAGGGAGCGGTTTACCTGAGAACCGATACGATTGCCAGCGAGAAAGGCGAGCGGTTGGGCAAATACGGCATTAAGCCCAACTCCACTATGGTCACCTCGATCTCCGTGCTGAGTCTGCAGGTCACCGATGAGCGAATCTATGCAGTGGATGATCAACAGCCGGGCACCAGTGGCGTTCAGTTGGATTCCCAGCAAGCGGATGAGGAACTGCCCGAAGGATCGCAGACTAAATCACCATAGACATCCATACCATATATTTCAGTTCGAGCAAATTAACCGTTAAATAGCCACATGGCTTTACATAAATGTTAATGCATTCACAGAATGCAAAGATTGCCTAGAAATTCTGGCATCATGTTGTTGCTTCTGCGACTCTGGGCTGCCAGGAACATCAGGCGTTTTTCCTAGGGGGCATAGAATGTGCGGGAAAGTTGTAAAGTTGGTCATGCCCACTAGAGAGCACTGGCCAAAAATTCAGAACAAACGAACGGAACTCCCGTGGTATGGCAGTCAAATAAATCAAGAGATGTGCCAGCTCTTTTCTCACAGTGTAGCTGGTTGCGAATCCGAACCCGTCGCGTGGCCTAGCATTCTGCTCGAAAATTGTTTGAATCTCTTCGCAATTCCCAATGGTTGGACTGCCATCAATCCGGCAAAGCATCTGGGGAGTCCTTTTGGCGGAGAATGCGGTGAATGGATTTGAAGGAGGCCAGGTGTTTGTCCGCCCGTAATCGGGATCCAACTTCACTAGCATCCCATCAGGCGATGAACTGCGAGGACGTGTAAATAAGGCCAGGAATTCGAAATGGGGATGCACAAGATACAGGATACAGGACTTGGGACTAGAGAACTGGAACTCCGGCGGAGACCAGCATCATTATAAGATTATATCGCAAGTCCACTCCTTGCCACACATCCTCATCCTTTGGTGGTGGGAAAGGTGACtctgattttgttttgtcgACTGTTTGCCTCGGCCACCTTTGCCTTGTGCCCACTATGCACAGGTGCTCCAGTACGCCCATCTGTTGTCTGTCGCTCCAAAACCTTTGACCTCCCATaagccaccacccaccaccaccacatgTGTGCAGATTTTAAATTAGATTTCTGTGTGCACTCCGAGCATCCTAGCCTTGCCTTGCCTCGCCTTTTGCTTTACTTGCGCCACGCCCGCTTTCTTTCGTGCTGCAAAGCCCGGTTATTGCGGATGCCATGTGGTCCTGATTCTCGTAGGGAATCCTCCCGCTTACGGAGTATTCGACGGTAATCTCGTTTACTTGATGGAACTATTTTATCATGGAATTGGCTGAACCCAAATTGAGTTAGACGATGACCGGGATATTTAAGAGATATCTTCCCTGTGGGCTTATTTATTATTGGAATAGAAATGGAAtagttaaatttgttttttttttttattttgaatataatattGGTTTTTTCGATCTTCTCTTGCGATTAACTCGTTCTCTTCTGTTCACCCATTTTTGTCCATAAATCCCTTCAGCCACATTTATTCTCCGTGCAATCTGCCATCCATCAATCCAGCCATTCATCCATTTCGACCTCTGATCTCTGCTGGTTCAACGAACCCGGCCGGCGCAATCCTTTTTGCTCCCATTTTGCTTGAAAGTCCGGCGATGAGGGTCCGAGCATGGgattacatttattatttatttacggGCACTTGGCCAACAGATGGCCAGGAAGCGCTGTTCCGGAGTGCTCCATCTGGCCATCCGCCGACCTAGGCGCACTAATTGAATCACAATAGGAGGTGTGTTGGATGAGGCCAGACTTGGCCGACTCACAGGACTGACTGGCAGGACTCTCTGAAGTCCCATGTCAGAGGGTCGTGTCTCTGTGACTTCTCCTGCTGCCGGAAAATGCGTCAagtgcaatttaatttaaatcgtGCGTAGCCAAGGGCATCGGCAGAAGGAGGACGAGCCGGGAGCCTGGAGCCGGGAGCCAGGAGCCAGGAGCGTAGCGTAGCTGGAGCAGCAAGGATATCGTTGTTCGGGTCACGGCTGAGTATCTCTGTCCCCGGGGCCACTCGAGGCAGTCATTTCATATCCTGTTGTTTATTGCCACTCGCACACAGAGGCAAACATATCCTTAATGTCGGATCATGGTgcacaggagcagcaggacgaCCTGGCTGTTGATGGGCCACGTGGGAGTCAAAGGTCAGTGTGCAAAGTGCCTGCGAATCGGAGGCCCAAACGGCGACGCATGTCCTGCTCCTGCGAAATGTGCCAACGGATGCGGACACGGATATTGACAGGcgggcaataaaaacaataaaatgtataaagaAAACGGCGACAACAGCCACACCAGCAGCACAAACACTAGCAACAATCAACCCAAAGGATTCGTggacatttattatttatacaacACCCATGCAGATGAGATGATAAaaccatatacatatgtgtttgCTGCTCCTTCATGCATGTCGTTCAAACGCAAGTTAAGCTTTTGttctatttatttacatttttttgttcatttttggATTTCCGGCACTTGGTGACCAGTTGAGTTAGCTCTTTCTCGGTGTTCATTAAAAACAGCAAGGCCTTTCCCTGCTCGATACCCTTTCTCAGTTCTTCTAGCCGAGAATGCATAGTTGCCATAGTGGAGTTGGCCACGTTCTGCCGGTAAGCGGGGCCGAAGTAGTGCATCCGCTGGAAGTGAAGGTGCGCATCCGAACGCGACGGGCTCGGCGCAGGACGGAAGGACTTTCCCTTGCTGATCGGCTTCTCAACGTACTTCTTGTAGTAGTTGTCTGTGGGAAAGGGTATCTTCACCAATCAGTTCACTTTGAACTTTGAATAGCTTACCCAGAGACATTGAGGACAATTCGggatccaatactttcttatCGGGATTCAGTTGGATATTTTCATTCTGGTAGTTGTCTGTGGGAAAGGGTATCTTCACCAATCAGTTCACTTTGAACTTTGAATAGCTTACCCAGAGACATTGAGGCCAATTCGGGATCCAAAACATTCTTTTCGCGATTCATTTGCGCGTTTTCTTTctcgttttccattttcacaaTATATGAAACTTCGTGGTTCTCTGATTTGACAGGTGAAAGTGAATTTTCTTCGGCAATCTATCGATATTGAAAACTCTGTTTTCAGTGCTGTACAATCTAGCGTGACAAGCAGTATTCGAAAAGTTCGATCCCTGAGGGGTGGCGAAAAGGATTGTCACATTTTGGGCGAAAACATTAACATCTAATATCgattaacatttaattatagccagtttttgatttgattttcggTCAAAAAATAAACCGGTTTTTtagccacaactttaaaaataagcaCAAAGATTTGAAGCTGATTTGAAGGCGCTCCACGAATCGGTTTgggtatttaaatattattattagctatttattttacaaGTTCTTAAAGTACCAATCCTTTCTATTTCCTCATAACATATCTGgccatttttcttttttcgaaCACATCCTGTTGCCCCCTTTATTCAAGTGCCTCTTTTTGGAGTCCGAAAAGTTTGCGATACGATGCGAGGCGAGCAGACAGTGTGCTCCAGTTTTGAGCTGATGTCATCCAGAATCCCATTACGGACCCGTTCCTTTGATCTGCTGCCGCAATCAGGCTGCTGATTCTTTGCCAGAGAAACTTCTTCGTGTCCTTTTTCGCtagcatttttatgtgttgcTCTGTTTTCGGGcggagaaagaaaaaaaaaaaaaaaacttgcgCTGCCGCACTTTTGTTACTTGTTACTGGGTTCCTTGGCCAGTTTGCTTTTGGCCGGCAGCAAAGTTTGCACGCGGCCATTTAGCACTGGCAGCATGGGGGATTGGCAAGTGGATTGTGGGTAGTGGGCAGTGGGGAGTGGGGAGTGGGAAGTAGTGAATGGAATGCATGCCACGTCAGATGGTCCCGGCTCAAAAAGGACGTGCTTCACAGCTTAAACAGGCGGCCACGCCCCGCCTCCTTTCCGGTGGGCGTCGGCGGACGTGCCCGATGGctggtgtgggcgtggcagcggcaTAATCATATAACTTGCAACACCAAAAGCAGAAGGCTGCAGAAGCAGAAGCGGCTTCATTATCgacagctgcagcagctgcagtgtCTAATTAGCGCGTCCAACGCGTCGTATGCGCAATGAATAATTGTCGGTTACCTAGCCACTAAGCCAGCAGCCACCCAGCAGCCACCCAGCATCCACACCCGGATGCCCAACCACCCAGCCACGCCTACTTGACGCACCGCCTCCCACCATTGCGGTTGCAACTGGTCGACCAAATAGGCCCAGGGCATTTGGGAGCAGGTGGGGGTGTTGTAGGTTCACAGGGCGTGTATACAATTGCAGATAGAGATTTTGGACCTGCACGTGCCCCATGTGGAATCGCATGGATCGAATGCGAACGAAACGAGCTCCAACTGGCCAGTCAGTCACGCGCCAAGGACCGACACTTATTACGTAATATCCATGAGCAAATTGTCCAAGCTTGAGATGAAAACCAAACCCTTACGACAAGGACAGCCATAAATCTCTTTCGATTCGCAACTAT
The DNA window shown above is from Drosophila melanogaster chromosome X and carries:
- the Prosbeta2R1 gene encoding proteasome beta2 subunit-related 1 — encoded protein: MLFPFSARKANTSADFVGLRSGFNFINCRRNAELLSKGYEPPKAIKTGTSIVGIIYKDGVILGADTRATEGPIVSDKNCSKIHHLQDHIYCCGAGTAADTEMITLTTSAELDLHRLNTERRVPVVCASMMLRRTLFRYQGHIGAALVMGGVDTTGPQLYCIYPCGSNDKIPYAAMGSGTLAAMSVLEHGWKPDLDLEQGKQLVREAISAGVFNDLGSGSNIDLCVITAKGAVYLRTDTIASEKGERLGKYGIKPNSTMVTSISVLSLQVTDERIYAVDDQQPGTSGVQLDSQQADEELPEGSQTKSP
- the CG44329 gene encoding uncharacterized protein, with protein sequence MENEKENAQMNREKNVLDPELASMSLDNYQNENIQLNPDKKVLDPELSSMSLDNYYKKYVEKPISKGKSFRPAPSPSRSDAHLHFQRMHYFGPAYRQNVANSTMATMHSRLEELRKGIEQGKALLFLMNTEKELTQLVTKCRKSKNEQKNVNK
- the Cpr5C gene encoding cuticular protein 5C, which codes for MAFKFVALLALIAAASAGVLPAGQLYHAAPVATYAAPAPAAVLKTVAQPVLAKADEEYDPHPQYKYAYDVQDAISGDSKSQVEERDGDVVRGEYSLVDSDGFKRTVQYTADPINGFNAVVNREPLVKTVVKTVAPVAPVYAAYHH